One stretch of Cololabis saira isolate AMF1-May2022 chromosome 15, fColSai1.1, whole genome shotgun sequence DNA includes these proteins:
- the LOC133461516 gene encoding ankyrin repeat and IBR domain-containing protein 1-like isoform X2, with protein MGNTATKFRKSLVSGDEALSWQLYEGNPQFRDSLDPNASYGEQYQHNTPMHYVCRHAMTRLLRSFLFSKEGNPNKRNVHNETCLHVLCQGPQILLLPDGALSPRLARPQRDEQRRSDCLQMILSWTGARLEGGQYEKANVNATDNHHSTCMHYAAAAGMKSCVELLIQSEADLFVEDEDKLTPCDHAERHHHTELALSLESQMVFSSASAQQSNADAHAESSLLQYKEPYEGLKLQDLRRLKDMLIVETADMLQAPLFTAEALLRAHDWDREKLLEAWMSDAEGCCQRSGVAMPTPPPSGYNAWDTLPSPRTPRTPRSPLTLTLTSPTDSCLTPGEEGMATCGICLCSISVFEDPVDMSCGHEFCRSCWEGFLNVKIQEGDAHNIFCPAYECYQLVPVHVIESVVSREMDQRYLQFDIKAFVENNPAIRWCPVARCERAVRLTRPRPGDNDPHSFPLLPSPAVDCGKGHLFCWECLGEAHEPCDCQMWRNWLQKVTEMKPEECVSEAYEDAANCLWLLTNSKPCANCKSPIQKNEGCNHMQCAKCKYDFCWICLEEWKKHSSSTGGYYRCTRYEVIQQLEEQSKEMTVEAEKKHKSFQELDRFMHYYTRFKNHEHSYKLEQKLLKTAKEKMEQLSRAFITRKCLPVKPRLLQVAKHQLRVLCAAGEGTPPDTRFIEDGVTELLKTRRLLKCSYPYGFFLQHGSTQKEIFELMQTDLEMVVEDLAQKVNRPYLRTPCHRIISAARLVQQKRQEFLASVARGVAPNDSPELPRRNFPGGSWDWEYLGFASPEMGIHHSVLGSGDQRDGQSQDYADIQYRRRHRPRRRGDMLSLHNLRSSSNTPETSRRSDNTEGTERMGEGRRRTRGSLDEDDPNILLAIQLSLQESRRERGLEGGVELEHGLDRGPERRPVPAGDQADAALQALNADGPSMARGSPFLNALLDPPRPPNRTDSTSQPPISNSLPLPPPPPSLSAELLELGDSLMKLGNITTPYDLDTHTQEQLRSHLTYNHSGLTSPYTTEPPYTDRSHRQDQNALTTPSVLEHIAGTDPLYDDKEQSYCHTTPYLPEHAEHAAPYALECTQNPAQLRSYNQEPAATYDSTPKSDSSYSPCPEHSSPYTAEHPATYTLEQPRRSDSQPPVQLCLPSPELEPEMLLSPVIPPGGPFTPSDPQSLEPLDATASAQLLDNIMAWFNNNINPQNNPQSLALIPSPPTTESDSSPDTHPETEAGDRTSRDATPVPIWQPLEGEPEAERGSASFPLGAVGASGPKASRPSSLELEHRDAGEEAMMAGCVAGLSLDEAHTHPCPQCGNSPTHTAPDTETVLDAVLHLEGRRPPEEWEEQEHLV; from the exons ATGGGAAATACAGCGACGAAATTCCGCAAGTCCCTGGTCAGTGGCGACGAGGCTCTCTCCTGGCAGCTGTATGAGGGCAACCCTCAGTTCAGGGACAGCCTGGACCCAAATGCATCATATGGAGAGCAGTACCAGCACAACACGCCCATGCACTATGTATGCCGCCATGCCATGACACGTCTACTCAG GTCGTTCCTGTTTAGCAAAGAGGGGAACCCCAACAAGAGAAATGTGCACAACGAGACGTGCCTCCACGTGCTGTGCCAAGGCCCGCAGATCCTGCTGCTGCCGGACGGAGCCCTTTCACCGCGACTGGCTCGCCCGCAGAGGGACGAGCAGCGTCGCTCGGACTGCCTGCAG ATGATCCTGAGCTGGACTGGGGCCAGACTGGAAGGAGGCCAGTACGAGAAGGCCAATGTCAACGCCACTGACAACCACCACAGCACCTGTATGCACtacgctgctgctgcaggaatgaAGAGCTGCGTGGAG CTGCTCATCCAGAGCGAGGCGGATCTCTTCGTCGAGGACGAGGACAAGTTGACGCCGTGCGACCACGCTGAGCGCCACCACCACACCGAGCTGGCTCTCAGCCTGGAGTCGCAGATGGTTTTCTCCTCCGCCTCAGCTCAGCAGTCGAATGCAGACGCGCACGCCGAAAGCAGCCTGCTGCAATACAAGGAG CCTTATGAGGGACTGAAGCTCCAGGATTTGCGCAGGTTGAAGGACATGTTAATTGTAGAGACGGCGGACATGCTGCAAGCCCCCCTCTTCACTGCTGAGGCCCTGCTTCGAGCACATG ACTGGGATAGAGAAAAGCTGCTGGAAGCCTGGATGTCTGACGCCGAGGGCTGTTGCCAGCGCTCTGGGGTTGCCATGCCAACCCCTCCGCCCAGCGGTTACAACGCCTGGGACACTCTGCCATCTCCACGCACTCCCAGGACCCCACGCTCTCCCCTAACACTCACCCTCACTTCCCCCACCGACAGCTGCCTCACACCCGGAGAGGAGGGCATGGCCACG TGTGGAATCTGTCTCTGCTCTATCTCCGTCTTTGAGGACCCGGTGGACATGTCCTGTGGCCACGAGTTCTGCAGATCCTGCTGGGAGGG GTTCCTCAATGTAAAGATTCAGGAAGGTGATGCTCATAATATCTTCTGCCCGGCGTATGAGTGCTACCAGCTGGTACCCGTGCATGTGATAGAGAGTGTTGTTTCTCGGGAGATGGATCAGCGATATCTGCAGTTTGATATCAAG GCGTTTGTGGAGAACAATCCAGCGATCCGCTGGTGTCCTGTAGCTCGTTGCGAGCGAGCGGTGAGGCTCACCCGGCCGCGCCCTGGGGATAATGATCCTCACAGCTTCCCCCTGCTCCCCTCTCCAGCTGTCGATTGTGGCAAAGGTCATCTCTTCTGCTG GGAGTGCCTTGGCGAGGCCCACGAACCATGTGATTGTCAGATGTGGAGGAATTGGCTCCAGAAAGTCACAGAGATGAAGCCTGAGGAAT GTGTGAGCGAGGCGTATGAGGATGCTGCTAACTGTCTGTGGTTGCTGACAAACTCCAAACCGTGTGCCAACTGCAAGTCGCCCATTCAGAAGAATGAGGGCTGCAACCACATGCAGTGTGCCAAG TGTAAATACGACTTTTGTTGGATCTGTCTGGAAGAGTGGAAGAAGCACAGCTCATCCACCGGAGGCTACTACCGCTGTACTCGCTATGAGGTCATACAGCAGCTAGAAGAGCAGTCCAAAGAGATGACTGTTGAG GCAGAAAAGAAGCACAAAAGTTTTCAGGAGCTGGACCGTTTCATGCACTACTATACTCGCTTCAAGAACCACGAACACAGTTACAAG TTGGAGCAGAAGCTGCTCAAAACTGCTAAAGAGAAGATGGAGCAGTTGAGCAGAGCCTTCATCACTCGTAAGTGTCTTCCAGTGAAGCCGCGCCTTCTCCAGGTCGCAAAGCATCAGCTGCGCGTGCTTTGTGCTGCAGGTGAGGGCACTCCTCCAGACACGCGTTTCATCGAGGACGGTGTGACCGAGCTGCTGAAGACGCGGCGCCTGCTGAAGTGCTCTTACCCATACGGCTTCTTCCTGCAGCACGGCAGCACCCAGAAGGAAATATTCGAGCTCATGCAG ACCGACCTGGAGATGGTGGTGGAGGATCTGGCCCAGAAGGTCAACCGGCCGTACCTGAGGACGCCGTGCCACAGGATTATCAGCGCAGCGCGTCTGGTGCAGCAGAAGAGGCAAGAATTCCTGGCATCAGTGGCCCGTGGCGTCGCTCCCAACGACTCTCCTGAGCTTCCCCGCAGGAA TTTCCCTGGAGGTTCGTGGGATTGGGAGTATCTCGGCTTCGCCTCTCCTGAG ATGGGAATCCACCACTCAGTACTGGGATCAGGAGATCAGAGAGACGGCCAGTCGCAG GATTATGCTGACATCCAGTACCGTCGTAGACACAGGCCAAGACGCAGAGGAGACATGCTGAGTTTGCACAACCTCCGGAGCAGCAGCAACACGCCAGAGACCAGCAGGAGAAGTGACAACACAG AGGGCACAGAAAGGATGGGTGAGGGTCGTAGGAGAACGCGGGGCTCCCTGGACGAGGACGACCCAAACATCCTCCTGGCCATACAGCTGTCGCTCCAGGAGTCGCGCAGAGAGCGAGGCCTGGAAGGAGGAGTGGAGCTGGAGCACGGGCTGGACCGAGGACCGGAGAGGAGGCCGGTTCCTGCAGGAGATCAGGCCGACGCAGCTCTGCAGGCTCTAAACGCAGATGGTCCTTCAATGGCCAGAGGCTCCCCCTTCCTGAATGCGCTCCTAGATCCTCCTCGGCCCCCAAACAGGACAGACTCCACCTCGCAGCCACCCATATCCAACTCCCTCCCTCTTCCTCCGCCTCCCCCCTCCCTCAGcgcggagctgctggagctgggaGACAGCCTTATGAAACTGGGGAACATCACCACTCCTTAcgacctggacacacacacgcaggagCAGCTTCGGTCACACCTCACGTACAACCACAGCGGGCTGACCTCTCCCTACACCACTGAACCCCCTTACACCGACCGCAGCCATAGACAAGACCAGAACGCTCTGACCACCCCGTCTGTGCTGGAGCACATCGCCGGCACGGATCCTCTTTACGACGATAAAGAGCAGAGCTACTGCCACACCACTCCTTACTTACCCGAACACGCCGAACACGCCGCACCCTACGCACTTGAATGCACTCAAAACCCCGCTCAGCTGAGGTCGTATAACCAGGAACCTGCAGCCACGTATGACAGCACCCCGAAATCAGACAGCTCTTACAGCCCCTGCCCAGAGCACAGTAGCCCGTACACCGCCGAGCACCCCGCCACCTACACTCTGGAACAACCACGTAGATCGGACTCCCAACCGCCTGTCCAGTTGTGCCTCCCGTCTCCGGAGCTCGAGCCGGAGATGCTTCTGTCGCCGGTGATTCCACCGGGGGGCCCTTTCACCCCTAGCGACCCTCAGAGTTTGGAGCCTTTGGACGCTACGGCCAGCGCGCAGCTGCTGGACAACATCATGGCCTGGTTTAACAACAACATAAACCCTCAGAACAACCCGCAGAGCCTGGCTCTcatcccctcccctcccaccaCGGAGTCTGACTCCTCCCCCGACACGCACCCCGAGACCGAGGCCGGCGACCGAACCTCTCGGGACGCGACGCCCGTCCCGATATGGCAGCCCCTGGAGGGCGAGCCCGAAGCAGAGCGGGGATCGGCGAGCTTCCCGCTAGGCGCCGTGGGCGCGAGCGGCCCCAAGGCGTCGAGGCCCAGCTCTCTGGAGCTGGAGCACAGGGACGCCGGAGAAGAGGCTATGATGGCCGGGTGTGTGGCTGGCCTGTCGCTGGACGAAGCGCACACACACCCGTGCCCCCAATGTGGAAACAGTCCCACACACACCGCCCCGGACACAGAGACAGTGTTGGACGCCGTCCTTCATTTAGAGGGGCGTCGGCCTCCCGAGGAGTGGGAGGAGCAAGAACACTTGGTGTGA
- the LOC133461516 gene encoding ankyrin repeat and IBR domain-containing protein 1-like isoform X4 encodes MGNTATKFRKSLVSGDEALSWQLYEGNPQFRDSLDPNASYGEQYQHNTPMHYVCRHAMTRLLRSFLFSKEGNPNKRNVHNETCLHVLCQGPQILLLPDGALSPRLARPQRDEQRRSDCLQMILSWTGARLEGGQYEKANVNATDNHHSTCMHYAAAAGMKSCVELLIQSEADLFVEDEDKLTPCDHAERHHHTELALSLESQMVFSSASAQQSNADAHAESSLLQYKEPYEGLKLQDLRRLKDMLIVETADMLQAPLFTAEALLRAHDWDREKLLEAWMSDAEGCCQRSGVAMPTPPPSGYNAWDTLPSPRTPRTPRSPLTLTLTSPTDSCLTPGEEGMATCGICLCSISVFEDPVDMSCGHEFCRSCWEGFLNVKIQEGDAHNIFCPAYECYQLVPVHVIESVVSREMDQRYLQFDIKAFVENNPAIRWCPVARCERAVRLTRPRPGDNDPHSFPLLPSPAVDCGKGHLFCWECLGEAHEPCDCQMWRNWLQKVTEMKPEELAGVSEAYEDAANCLWLLTNSKPCANCKSPIQKNEGCNHMQCAKCKYDFCWICLEEWKKHSSSTGGYYRCTRYEVIQQLEEQSKEMTVEAEKKHKSFQELDRFMHYYTRFKNHEHSYKLEQKLLKTAKEKMEQLSRAFITREGTPPDTRFIEDGVTELLKTRRLLKCSYPYGFFLQHGSTQKEIFELMQTDLEMVVEDLAQKVNRPYLRTPCHRIISAARLVQQKRQEFLASVARGVAPNDSPELPRRNFPGGSWDWEYLGFASPEMGIHHSVLGSGDQRDGQSQDYADIQYRRRHRPRRRGDMLSLHNLRSSSNTPETSRRSDNTEGTERMGEGRRRTRGSLDEDDPNILLAIQLSLQESRRERGLEGGVELEHGLDRGPERRPVPAGDQADAALQALNADGPSMARGSPFLNALLDPPRPPNRTDSTSQPPISNSLPLPPPPPSLSAELLELGDSLMKLGNITTPYDLDTHTQEQLRSHLTYNHSGLTSPYTTEPPYTDRSHRQDQNALTTPSVLEHIAGTDPLYDDKEQSYCHTTPYLPEHAEHAAPYALECTQNPAQLRSYNQEPAATYDSTPKSDSSYSPCPEHSSPYTAEHPATYTLEQPRRSDSQPPVQLCLPSPELEPEMLLSPVIPPGGPFTPSDPQSLEPLDATASAQLLDNIMAWFNNNINPQNNPQSLALIPSPPTTESDSSPDTHPETEAGDRTSRDATPVPIWQPLEGEPEAERGSASFPLGAVGASGPKASRPSSLELEHRDAGEEAMMAGCVAGLSLDEAHTHPCPQCGNSPTHTAPDTETVLDAVLHLEGRRPPEEWEEQEHLV; translated from the exons ATGGGAAATACAGCGACGAAATTCCGCAAGTCCCTGGTCAGTGGCGACGAGGCTCTCTCCTGGCAGCTGTATGAGGGCAACCCTCAGTTCAGGGACAGCCTGGACCCAAATGCATCATATGGAGAGCAGTACCAGCACAACACGCCCATGCACTATGTATGCCGCCATGCCATGACACGTCTACTCAG GTCGTTCCTGTTTAGCAAAGAGGGGAACCCCAACAAGAGAAATGTGCACAACGAGACGTGCCTCCACGTGCTGTGCCAAGGCCCGCAGATCCTGCTGCTGCCGGACGGAGCCCTTTCACCGCGACTGGCTCGCCCGCAGAGGGACGAGCAGCGTCGCTCGGACTGCCTGCAG ATGATCCTGAGCTGGACTGGGGCCAGACTGGAAGGAGGCCAGTACGAGAAGGCCAATGTCAACGCCACTGACAACCACCACAGCACCTGTATGCACtacgctgctgctgcaggaatgaAGAGCTGCGTGGAG CTGCTCATCCAGAGCGAGGCGGATCTCTTCGTCGAGGACGAGGACAAGTTGACGCCGTGCGACCACGCTGAGCGCCACCACCACACCGAGCTGGCTCTCAGCCTGGAGTCGCAGATGGTTTTCTCCTCCGCCTCAGCTCAGCAGTCGAATGCAGACGCGCACGCCGAAAGCAGCCTGCTGCAATACAAGGAG CCTTATGAGGGACTGAAGCTCCAGGATTTGCGCAGGTTGAAGGACATGTTAATTGTAGAGACGGCGGACATGCTGCAAGCCCCCCTCTTCACTGCTGAGGCCCTGCTTCGAGCACATG ACTGGGATAGAGAAAAGCTGCTGGAAGCCTGGATGTCTGACGCCGAGGGCTGTTGCCAGCGCTCTGGGGTTGCCATGCCAACCCCTCCGCCCAGCGGTTACAACGCCTGGGACACTCTGCCATCTCCACGCACTCCCAGGACCCCACGCTCTCCCCTAACACTCACCCTCACTTCCCCCACCGACAGCTGCCTCACACCCGGAGAGGAGGGCATGGCCACG TGTGGAATCTGTCTCTGCTCTATCTCCGTCTTTGAGGACCCGGTGGACATGTCCTGTGGCCACGAGTTCTGCAGATCCTGCTGGGAGGG GTTCCTCAATGTAAAGATTCAGGAAGGTGATGCTCATAATATCTTCTGCCCGGCGTATGAGTGCTACCAGCTGGTACCCGTGCATGTGATAGAGAGTGTTGTTTCTCGGGAGATGGATCAGCGATATCTGCAGTTTGATATCAAG GCGTTTGTGGAGAACAATCCAGCGATCCGCTGGTGTCCTGTAGCTCGTTGCGAGCGAGCGGTGAGGCTCACCCGGCCGCGCCCTGGGGATAATGATCCTCACAGCTTCCCCCTGCTCCCCTCTCCAGCTGTCGATTGTGGCAAAGGTCATCTCTTCTGCTG GGAGTGCCTTGGCGAGGCCCACGAACCATGTGATTGTCAGATGTGGAGGAATTGGCTCCAGAAAGTCACAGAGATGAAGCCTGAGGAAT TGGCAGGTGTGAGCGAGGCGTATGAGGATGCTGCTAACTGTCTGTGGTTGCTGACAAACTCCAAACCGTGTGCCAACTGCAAGTCGCCCATTCAGAAGAATGAGGGCTGCAACCACATGCAGTGTGCCAAG TGTAAATACGACTTTTGTTGGATCTGTCTGGAAGAGTGGAAGAAGCACAGCTCATCCACCGGAGGCTACTACCGCTGTACTCGCTATGAGGTCATACAGCAGCTAGAAGAGCAGTCCAAAGAGATGACTGTTGAG GCAGAAAAGAAGCACAAAAGTTTTCAGGAGCTGGACCGTTTCATGCACTACTATACTCGCTTCAAGAACCACGAACACAGTTACAAG TTGGAGCAGAAGCTGCTCAAAACTGCTAAAGAGAAGATGGAGCAGTTGAGCAGAGCCTTCATCACTC GTGAGGGCACTCCTCCAGACACGCGTTTCATCGAGGACGGTGTGACCGAGCTGCTGAAGACGCGGCGCCTGCTGAAGTGCTCTTACCCATACGGCTTCTTCCTGCAGCACGGCAGCACCCAGAAGGAAATATTCGAGCTCATGCAG ACCGACCTGGAGATGGTGGTGGAGGATCTGGCCCAGAAGGTCAACCGGCCGTACCTGAGGACGCCGTGCCACAGGATTATCAGCGCAGCGCGTCTGGTGCAGCAGAAGAGGCAAGAATTCCTGGCATCAGTGGCCCGTGGCGTCGCTCCCAACGACTCTCCTGAGCTTCCCCGCAGGAA TTTCCCTGGAGGTTCGTGGGATTGGGAGTATCTCGGCTTCGCCTCTCCTGAG ATGGGAATCCACCACTCAGTACTGGGATCAGGAGATCAGAGAGACGGCCAGTCGCAG GATTATGCTGACATCCAGTACCGTCGTAGACACAGGCCAAGACGCAGAGGAGACATGCTGAGTTTGCACAACCTCCGGAGCAGCAGCAACACGCCAGAGACCAGCAGGAGAAGTGACAACACAG AGGGCACAGAAAGGATGGGTGAGGGTCGTAGGAGAACGCGGGGCTCCCTGGACGAGGACGACCCAAACATCCTCCTGGCCATACAGCTGTCGCTCCAGGAGTCGCGCAGAGAGCGAGGCCTGGAAGGAGGAGTGGAGCTGGAGCACGGGCTGGACCGAGGACCGGAGAGGAGGCCGGTTCCTGCAGGAGATCAGGCCGACGCAGCTCTGCAGGCTCTAAACGCAGATGGTCCTTCAATGGCCAGAGGCTCCCCCTTCCTGAATGCGCTCCTAGATCCTCCTCGGCCCCCAAACAGGACAGACTCCACCTCGCAGCCACCCATATCCAACTCCCTCCCTCTTCCTCCGCCTCCCCCCTCCCTCAGcgcggagctgctggagctgggaGACAGCCTTATGAAACTGGGGAACATCACCACTCCTTAcgacctggacacacacacgcaggagCAGCTTCGGTCACACCTCACGTACAACCACAGCGGGCTGACCTCTCCCTACACCACTGAACCCCCTTACACCGACCGCAGCCATAGACAAGACCAGAACGCTCTGACCACCCCGTCTGTGCTGGAGCACATCGCCGGCACGGATCCTCTTTACGACGATAAAGAGCAGAGCTACTGCCACACCACTCCTTACTTACCCGAACACGCCGAACACGCCGCACCCTACGCACTTGAATGCACTCAAAACCCCGCTCAGCTGAGGTCGTATAACCAGGAACCTGCAGCCACGTATGACAGCACCCCGAAATCAGACAGCTCTTACAGCCCCTGCCCAGAGCACAGTAGCCCGTACACCGCCGAGCACCCCGCCACCTACACTCTGGAACAACCACGTAGATCGGACTCCCAACCGCCTGTCCAGTTGTGCCTCCCGTCTCCGGAGCTCGAGCCGGAGATGCTTCTGTCGCCGGTGATTCCACCGGGGGGCCCTTTCACCCCTAGCGACCCTCAGAGTTTGGAGCCTTTGGACGCTACGGCCAGCGCGCAGCTGCTGGACAACATCATGGCCTGGTTTAACAACAACATAAACCCTCAGAACAACCCGCAGAGCCTGGCTCTcatcccctcccctcccaccaCGGAGTCTGACTCCTCCCCCGACACGCACCCCGAGACCGAGGCCGGCGACCGAACCTCTCGGGACGCGACGCCCGTCCCGATATGGCAGCCCCTGGAGGGCGAGCCCGAAGCAGAGCGGGGATCGGCGAGCTTCCCGCTAGGCGCCGTGGGCGCGAGCGGCCCCAAGGCGTCGAGGCCCAGCTCTCTGGAGCTGGAGCACAGGGACGCCGGAGAAGAGGCTATGATGGCCGGGTGTGTGGCTGGCCTGTCGCTGGACGAAGCGCACACACACCCGTGCCCCCAATGTGGAAACAGTCCCACACACACCGCCCCGGACACAGAGACAGTGTTGGACGCCGTCCTTCATTTAGAGGGGCGTCGGCCTCCCGAGGAGTGGGAGGAGCAAGAACACTTGGTGTGA